A stretch of DNA from Myxococcota bacterium:
TCATTTCAGGACTTTAAAGTAAACTTTTTTACGTTGGTTGGCCCAAGTGATGCTGTCTACTGATGGTTCATCCTCTGGAAACAAAAGCGTCAGCTTAGAGTGGTCTAAGCTCACCTGAATTGCTACGCCCACAACCTCAGCCGATCGAGCACCCTCCTTGTCAGTGAAGAAAACCCGGCAGTTTTTTGGCAATATTATACCCCCATCTACTTGAAAGTCGCATTTGTACTCTAGTGTGGGTAGGCCAATTTGTTCACATTTATTGTCAGTATACAAATTAAAGACGTAAACTAACTTTGCAGATTGCGGGAACTCAATACGGCTTTTGGTGGAGAGGTAATTCTGGCCATCCGATGCGTATACCAATTGAGTACAATGCTGCTGCCATTTACCCTGCAGGTTTTCAGATAAGTTTCTCTTTTGAGGAATAGATGCCGGCATAACTGGCTCGTTTACAGGCTGGTGCCAGGGTGTAACTGAGTGGTTCACTGACGGGTTTGAGGGCTGAAGCGAAGGCGGTTGAGACGGTGGCCACGGTGTGACTGGATGGTTCACGGGGCGGCGGGATTGAGGCGGAGGCTGCTGAACGTTGGGTGGCGGTGGATCTGATTCGATCACAGGTTCGAGATGAGAACTGGATGGTTCTAAATTTTTTTCAGTAGGTTGCTTTTCCGTACAACCAGCGATTGCGAAGGCAGATAGGACAATAAGAGTATAAAATAGATTCATAAATCTATTGTATTACGAATCTAATGGTTAAACAAGTCAAGACAGTAATAATATTGGAGAAATAGAGTGCCTCATCGCCTGCGGCTTCCCGCAAAGACGATGTGGCGCAGTTTTAGAAGCTCTCGTTAAAAACGACTGCGTCTTTACTAATATCAAAACCTTTTTGATATTCAGTCACACGTTTTTCAAAGAAGTTCGTTAGCGGCTGCAAATCTTGCAACACCATAAACGGAAACGGGTTATTAGTCTTGTATTTGCGTGGCAGGCCCATTTGTACAAAGCGTTGATCGGCAACGTATTTCAGATACTCCAGCATGGATCGTTCGGACAAGCCGCTGACACCCAGGCTTAAAATGTCTTTGCAAAACGCCATTTCAACTTCAATGGCTTCATCCACCATCGCTTCGATTTTTTGAGTCAGCTCAGCATTAAATAGCTCTGGGTATTCTTGTCTAATCACCGCAATGACATCCATCGCAGCTTGGATATGCATGGTTTCATCACGAAATACCCAGTTGGTGGCTGTTGCCAGGCCCGGCAGCAGGCCTTTATCGCGCAAGAAATAGACATAAGCGAAAGAGCCGAAGAAGAACAAGCCTTCTACGCAAGCTGCAAAACAGATTAAGTTTTCTAAGAACTGGCGCTTTTTATCCAGCGTATCCAAGCTGTCCAGCTTATCGATGGAATCCATGTACTTAAAGCAGAAATCGGCTTTCAGCTTAATGGATTCGATCTTTTGATACGCATCGAAAGCAGCTTTTCGCTCACCAGCATCTGGAACGTAGTTGTCAACCAGCAACAAATAGGTTTCTACGTGCAGCATCTCATCAAAAAGCTGTTTACCTAAAAACATCCGGAACTCAGGCGAGTTGATGTGCTTGTAAAAGTTCAAAACCAAGTTGTGTGCAACCAAATTATCAGCGGTTGCAAAAAACGCGACCAAACGTTTGATCAGATGCGCCTCTGGAGCCGTTAAACGATCACGCAAATGTTCAAAATCCACGGAAAAATCGATTTCATCTGTGGTCCAGATGTTCTTAATCGAATCTTTGTAAGCTTTGAAGAACTGTGGGTACTTCATCGGCCGTAGGGTTAGGTCTAGTTCTTGGTCTAAAATCACTGGCAAGCCTCGCAAGTTTCTGGGTTCTCGAGTGAACAAGCCAAAGCTTCTTGCTCTGGCACTTGTACCGTCGTTTTTTGGATACTGGTCTTCGCTCTAGAGCGCAGGTAGTAGGTTGTTTTCACACCCTGCTTCCAAGCATACATATACATGGACGACAGTTTAGCCAAGTTCGGGTTTTCCATGAATAGGTTTAATGACTGAGCCTGGCAAATAAACGTCGAACGCGCCACAGCCATGTCGATCAAATCTTTCTGAGAAATTTCCCATACGGTTTTGTACAAGTCCTTCAAATCCTGAGGGATTTCTTCGATGCCTTGAATCGAGCCTTCTGCAGAAATGATCTTCGAACGCATGTAAGCGTCCCAAAGATTGCGCTTTTTCAAATCTTCGATCAAATAGCGATTTACCTGCAAAAACTC
This window harbors:
- a CDS encoding ribonucleotide-diphosphate reductase subunit beta; this encodes MKYPQFFKAYKDSIKNIWTTDEIDFSVDFEHLRDRLTAPEAHLIKRLVAFFATADNLVAHNLVLNFYKHINSPEFRMFLGKQLFDEMLHVETYLLLVDNYVPDAGERKAAFDAYQKIESIKLKADFCFKYMDSIDKLDSLDTLDKKRQFLENLICFAACVEGLFFFGSFAYVYFLRDKGLLPGLATATNWVFRDETMHIQAAMDVIAVIRQEYPELFNAELTQKIEAMVDEAIEVEMAFCKDILSLGVSGLSERSMLEYLKYVADQRFVQMGLPRKYKTNNPFPFMVLQDLQPLTNFFEKRVTEYQKGFDISKDAVVFNESF